The Chamaesiphon minutus PCC 6605 DNA window TCTGTCGCCCCACTCTGTTCGCGCATCATTTTTCTGCGTTCGAGCAGAGTAGTTTCGGAAGTCAGGAGCGGTAAGATTGCTCGATCGGCTTGGTCGATCCGATTTTTGGCAGCATTCGATCGGTCGAGGTTGGTAGTTTCGAGGGACATAAAGTTACACGAAGTATGGATTTCGACAGTTCAAGCACGAACCTTAGATATCTAATATTCTGTTGTGGACATTGTTCAGTTAGATCTGTGAGGCAAGATCGTCGAACCATTATTCCGCAGAAGCCACTTCAGCCCTTGGTTTCTTCTCGAATACTTGGATATTTGGTTGTTCGAGGACAAAGCCGTTTGGTGTCATCGTCCCCAGTTGACCCGCAATCGCCGCCACCCACATCGTCCAATTCGCCTGGGCATCGGTCAGCTTCTTCCACATCTTTGGCTTGACCGTTACTGAAAAGATCCGTCCATTGCAATCTAATTCAAAATGCTGTAAACCGTTTTCGACAGTTTTGACTTCGGGTAGTTCGCTGATTTTGATGGTGAGTTCGAGCTTTCCTACAGTAGGCATAGGTTTTCAATTGTGATGTCGCCTTTGCTATTGTCTCACGATCGATTACCTCGCGGCTCGAAGAAAAGCGCGTCGTCTAGCGACGATCGAGTTAAGTCTAGTGGGTCGAGCTGAATGCCATTTGGCATATATAATTAAGACAGATGGCAAAAAAGTTGAAAAACCGATGACAATTGCATCCGCAGCATCTAAAATCCTCGATCCCAACCCGCTCCGATATCAGACCCTAGAACAAACCGCCGAACGCTTTGGGCTAGACAGCAATCTCAGACAGCAGATTTTTGGGATATCGCCTCGAAATCAAGCCCGTCTGCGGAAGGACAATGGGGTCTTAAATCCGTTAATAGTCGATCGATTAAATAGATTTAACCGGATAACCCAGCAAGCAATTAACTTATTTGAAGACACTCACAGAGCGACTATTTGGCTGCAAACTCCTAAAAATAGTCTCTCAGGGATGACACCCCTGGCAGCTCTATCTACAGACGAAGGTGCAAAACTAGTCGAGGAAATTCTCTACCGTACCGAATATGGGATTTACGGCTAGTGCGAATCTGGCGCATCACCGCAACCAAGCATATCGATACTGTCTTTTCTGGAGTCGGCGGACTTTATGCTAGCGGTCGGTGGCACCCGCAAGGCTATAAAATATCTTACACGTCCGAGAGTTTGGCATTGGCTAGCTTAGAGGTGTTTGTGCATAGCGAAACTACAGATATTCCACTTGCTTGCGTCAGTGCGATTATCCCCGATCGCACCCCCATATTGGAAGTTACCGATCTGCCCGTTAACTGGCAAGATGTTTCAGCTTATCCAGCTTTGCAAAAAATCGGTCTTAACTGGCTCAAAGCGATGAAGTATCCGGTATTGAAGGTGCCTTCAGCGATAATACCTGTAGAGTATAACTACTTAATTAATCCCGAACACCCAGATCTAAAACTTCAAACAGAACAGGTGTTAACGTTCCAATTTGACAGTCGGATGTGGAAAAAAATTAACTTGTGAAAATCGGTCGAATAGCCGAAGCAATCTAACTTGTATCGATCTTAAAATTAAGTTCCTCAAGCATCTTATTATAGATTAGATTCTTTATGTCCGAGCGAGATTAACCTAAAATTAGATTTCCGTGGGTAGCATTTTTGTGGCAACCGAAGCTTGCGCGTCGTCTAACGACGATCGGACATCCTACCGCTACCCTAATTCTTAATCCTTTCAAATTTAAGAAACTGTACACAGTTTGGATGTTAGAAAACTGCTTGCGGCAACAATAGACAACAATATATTCTGCTCGTCGATCTACTCCACCATAGAGATTATTTTGTGTCAATGGGTTAATATATATTGGCTTCCATAGTTATCTGTGTCTTTCAATGGCGAAACTAATTCCGACTCTCAATAGCAGTCTATCAAGCATGACTGGTGGTGAAAAGAGAGTGGCACAGAGCCTAGAAGATAATTTAGATGATGATTATACGATTTGGTACGATGTAACCATTGGTAAAAAACAGCTTCGTCCCGATTTCACTATTTTCCATCCCCAGCGCGGATTACTCGTACTGGAAGTTAAAGATTGGAAACTCAACACGATCCAGTCGGCAGATCGGCAATCATTTGAGCTATTGACAGAAGGTAGGATTAAGAAAACTAAGAATCCGCTCGAACAAGCGCGGCGTTATGCTCTAGCGATTAATAATTTACTTTGCCAAGACAAAGATTTAGTCCAAACAGGTAAATATCACGGACAATTAATCTGTCCTTATAGTTATGGAGTCGTGCTAGCTAACATTACTCGTAAATCATTTCAAAGGAGCGATCTGAACACCATCCTTGATGAGCATTTAGTCATTTGCCAAGACGAAATTAAGCCCCAGGAGTCAATTGAGCTGCAACAAAGACTATGGGATATGTGCCCATATTCCTTCGGTCAATCGGTAACGCACCACCAAGTAGATCGTATCCGCTGGCTGATGTTTCCCACTTGCCGCTTACCATCTGTACAGCTTTCGCTATTCTTGACAGAGCATCCGCTTTCTGATGCCGATCCCGATGCCGATCTAGATGTGCCTGTCACCGCTCAAGCAATCCCCGCAGACTTAATCCAAATCTTCGACCTCCAGCAAGAGACATTGGCTCGGAGCCTGGGTGATGGACATCGAGTGATTCATGGGGTTGCGGGATCTGGGAAAACCATGATTTTGATGTATCGTTGTAGCTATTTGGCTGCTCTCAATCCCCAAAAACCTATTCTAGTCCTCTGTTTCAATGTCGCACTAGCCTCCCGCCTTAGACAGGCAATCGCTAGTGAAGATCTCGATAATATCGTTCACGTTCGCCACTTTCATCATTGGTGTGGCGATCTGCTCAAACGCTACCGTCTAGACCTACCCAAACAGTCAGATAATTACATCCAAGATCTCGAACGAGCGGTGCGGGATGCGATCGAGAAAGGTCAGATTCCAGCGTCAATGTACAGTAGTATCCTTATTGATGAGGGACACGACTTTGAACCAGAGTGGTTCGGAATGCTAACCCATACTCTCGACGAACGGAAGTCGTTACTCCTACTCTATGATGATGCTCAAAATTTATATGGTCGCCAGCAGAATCGTAAGAAGTTCTCCTTCAAAAGTGTAGGGATCGAAGCCCAGGGGCGAACTTCGATCCTCAAGACAAATTATCGTAATACGATTGAGGTGCTGACTCTAGCTTCCGAATTCGCCAAAGATGTCATGCAACCTAGCGAGTCTGCCGATGACGATACTCCAATTCTCATCAAGCCTTTGAGTGCGGGACGACACGGGCACCCACCGCAATTACTAAAATGTTTTAGCTTTCAAGACGAGGTGCAACAGGCAATCGCAATGGCGAAAGAGCTTCATGCTGAAGGTCAACCTTGGAATGAAATTGGCATTTTTCATGCACTGAGATTCATTGGTGAAGAAATTTATACTCAATTTCAAGCCGCCGATATCCCGATCGAGTGGTTAAATAAAGATGCAGCCAGTCGAGCGTATCAACCCAAACTCGATAGTGTGAAAGTGATGACGATGCACTCATGCAAAGGGTTAGAGTTCTCTACTGTCATCATTCCAGGCATGGGCTATTTACCTAGTAAGTACGGTACTCCAGAGGATGATGCTCGGTTGCTCTATGTGGCAATGACTCGATCTACCGATCGATTGGTGATGAGCTATCATCAAGAGTCTGATTTTGTTCGGCGGTTGAGGCTTTCGATCGAGCATTCCAAACCTATCCATTAATTATCCTGCTGTATTGCGGCATTGATTTTTTTCCAATGCCTACTAGTTTGACCCTTGATCTCAGCAGAATTCATAATTTTACTGGCTCGATAAGCATACTTTATAAAATTACGTTTGCCCAAATGGGTGAATCTTTCGTACAAACTTCTGCGATAAATTATCTCCCCCCGATCGCTCTCTTTAGCAGCTTTTTTTGTGAAATAAATTGCTCTTTTCATTCTGCGATAGTATCTCGAAACTGTTTGAGATCTTATTAAACG harbors:
- a CDS encoding antitoxin Xre/MbcA/ParS toxin-binding domain-containing protein; translated protein: MTIASAASKILDPNPLRYQTLEQTAERFGLDSNLRQQIFGISPRNQARLRKDNGVLNPLIVDRLNRFNRITQQAINLFEDTHRATIWLQTPKNSLSGMTPLAALSTDEGAKLVEEILYRTEYGIYG
- a CDS encoding RES family NAD+ phosphorylase → MRIWRITATKHIDTVFSGVGGLYASGRWHPQGYKISYTSESLALASLEVFVHSETTDIPLACVSAIIPDRTPILEVTDLPVNWQDVSAYPALQKIGLNWLKAMKYPVLKVPSAIIPVEYNYLINPEHPDLKLQTEQVLTFQFDSRMWKKINL
- a CDS encoding 3'-5' exonuclease; its protein translation is MAKLIPTLNSSLSSMTGGEKRVAQSLEDNLDDDYTIWYDVTIGKKQLRPDFTIFHPQRGLLVLEVKDWKLNTIQSADRQSFELLTEGRIKKTKNPLEQARRYALAINNLLCQDKDLVQTGKYHGQLICPYSYGVVLANITRKSFQRSDLNTILDEHLVICQDEIKPQESIELQQRLWDMCPYSFGQSVTHHQVDRIRWLMFPTCRLPSVQLSLFLTEHPLSDADPDADLDVPVTAQAIPADLIQIFDLQQETLARSLGDGHRVIHGVAGSGKTMILMYRCSYLAALNPQKPILVLCFNVALASRLRQAIASEDLDNIVHVRHFHHWCGDLLKRYRLDLPKQSDNYIQDLERAVRDAIEKGQIPASMYSSILIDEGHDFEPEWFGMLTHTLDERKSLLLLYDDAQNLYGRQQNRKKFSFKSVGIEAQGRTSILKTNYRNTIEVLTLASEFAKDVMQPSESADDDTPILIKPLSAGRHGHPPQLLKCFSFQDEVQQAIAMAKELHAEGQPWNEIGIFHALRFIGEEIYTQFQAADIPIEWLNKDAASRAYQPKLDSVKVMTMHSCKGLEFSTVIIPGMGYLPSKYGTPEDDARLLYVAMTRSTDRLVMSYHQESDFVRRLRLSIEHSKPIH